The Paenibacillus sp. YPG26 genome includes a window with the following:
- a CDS encoding carboxymuconolactone decarboxylase family protein yields MKNSGDRSRSYYDSSNLKKLPELIQLAPQAAESFLTFEKEVYHGLHAIPLKTKELIALAVAHVTGCPYCIDVHTRRFKSLGGTREEIFEAVLVATSTRAGAVLSHATQSLLAYEDDSFQDQVPAEGPPSPGSSGGTGGSGGSGSPGCFC; encoded by the coding sequence ATGAAGAACTCCGGTGACCGTAGCAGAAGTTATTATGACAGCTCCAATCTCAAGAAGCTGCCTGAACTCATTCAGCTTGCTCCGCAGGCCGCAGAGTCTTTCCTAACATTCGAAAAGGAAGTATATCATGGGCTGCACGCCATTCCTTTAAAGACCAAGGAACTCATTGCCCTCGCCGTTGCTCATGTGACGGGCTGTCCCTACTGCATCGATGTCCACACCCGAAGATTCAAATCGCTCGGCGGGACCCGTGAAGAAATCTTTGAAGCCGTCTTGGTAGCGACCTCCACCCGGGCCGGGGCGGTACTCAGCCACGCCACCCAATCGCTGCTTGCCTATGAAGATGACAGCTTCCAAGATCAGGTGCCGGCCGAGGGGCCTCCCTCTCCCGGCAGTTCTGGCGGAACTGGCGGTTCTGGCGGTTCTGGCAGCCCCGGCTGTTTCTGTTAG
- a CDS encoding FAD-binding oxidoreductase produces the protein MMKIIVIGAGIAGASTAYHLAKLGADVLIIDRQDQGQATDAAAGIICPWLSQRRNKAWYQLAKAGARYYPALVEELEREGESETGYARVGALNIHTDPEKIGKIEERAYQRLEDAPEIGAITRMDEHTTRERFPLLVEGCSSVHIGGAARVDGRALRDALLRAAVRNGAELIHGDAQLEFQPNRVTGVTCGATRYLADAVIVCAGAWAGQLLEPLGVNFEVRYQKAQIMHLQLPDPALNTGEWPVVMPPSDQYLLAFGQQKIVVGATHENDIEGYDTRITPGGMHEIISKCLTWAPGLADSTFEEVRVGFRPFTADFLPVVGAVPGWEGLFAVNGLGASGLTMGPFIGSQMAKLALGIQPDIDLTDYDIGKAVQHRAL, from the coding sequence ATCATGAAAATTATCGTTATTGGCGCGGGAATCGCCGGCGCATCTACGGCATATCACCTGGCGAAGCTGGGAGCGGACGTGCTCATTATCGACCGGCAGGATCAAGGGCAGGCTACGGATGCGGCAGCAGGAATTATCTGTCCCTGGCTGTCGCAGAGACGGAATAAAGCCTGGTATCAGCTTGCCAAGGCCGGTGCGCGATATTACCCTGCTCTGGTTGAGGAGCTTGAACGGGAAGGGGAGAGCGAGACTGGTTATGCCAGGGTCGGCGCTCTCAATATACATACGGACCCCGAGAAAATCGGCAAAATAGAAGAACGTGCATACCAGCGTCTCGAAGACGCACCGGAGATTGGCGCGATTACCCGGATGGATGAGCACACAACCCGGGAGCGATTCCCCCTGCTTGTGGAAGGGTGCTCCTCTGTTCACATTGGTGGTGCCGCCCGGGTTGATGGCCGTGCGCTGCGGGATGCACTGCTTCGGGCTGCCGTAAGGAATGGGGCTGAACTCATCCATGGGGATGCTCAGCTGGAATTTCAACCGAACCGTGTAACGGGCGTGACTTGCGGGGCCACCCGCTACTTGGCTGACGCGGTTATTGTGTGCGCGGGAGCATGGGCTGGGCAGCTGTTGGAACCTTTGGGTGTTAATTTTGAGGTGAGGTATCAGAAAGCGCAGATCATGCATCTGCAGCTTCCAGACCCCGCACTCAATACGGGCGAATGGCCGGTTGTGATGCCGCCTTCGGATCAGTACCTGCTTGCCTTTGGACAGCAGAAGATTGTTGTGGGGGCCACGCATGAGAATGATATTGAAGGCTACGATACGAGGATTACACCAGGCGGCATGCACGAAATCATCAGCAAATGCCTGACCTGGGCGCCTGGACTCGCGGACAGCACATTTGAAGAGGTAAGGGTGGGCTTCCGCCCGTTCACAGCCGACTTCCTTCCGGTAGTTGGAGCAGTACCCGGCTGGGAAGGACTATTCGCGGTAAATGGTCTCGGCGCCTCAGGACTAACGATGGGTCCCTTCATCGGAAGCCAAATGGCCAAGTTAGCACTTGGCATACAGCCGGATATTGACCTGACCGATTATGATATCGGCAAGGCTGTCCAGCACCGCGCACTGTAG
- a CDS encoding ABC transporter substrate-binding protein yields MKSRKKRMFTSLLVSLTLVGALAGCSGNESSPAAGGTTTSGDSLEPITLTYFSEDPSTNWNNMKDEVGKLITQKTGVTLDAEFAVGDPVQKISLIAATGNYPDLIAAKADVGKLVDAGAVIDLTELIDKHAPNIKKMLGDKIVRTKYSLDDPSIYAIPTWSAVDEKKIKADEGFELQHRVVKEAGYPEIRTVQDYEKVIKDYITKHPTDENGNKNIGMSLNADDWHMYQVTNSAFLTTGGPNDGEYFIDQNTHQATYHFRRPEEREYFRWLNHMNAEGLLDPESFVQKTDQFKAKIASGRVLGLADPEWDYGDGQNALKAAGKFDQTYGHYPVTMSKEYKDTSFWPAGFDGGYGISISSKCKDPVRAIKFLDFLASEEGQILNNWGIEGKHYTVENGKRKIIPAVQERMDNDNAAFTKESGMGLYWNMMVHYGDGIKDSTGNYFTRNYPELLATTYNKAEKETLKAYKAEHWKDLFPKEEEFTPRAYGAAYTMSLPNDDPAVILGAKMKDITWKRIPEAVMAKPENFDKIWDAYMADLEKAGVKEMEEAYTKHIQDRIKLWSTN; encoded by the coding sequence ATGAAGTCTCGTAAAAAAAGAATGTTTACGTCTCTACTGGTGTCGCTGACTTTGGTGGGTGCTCTTGCTGGATGTAGTGGAAATGAGAGTTCGCCTGCGGCTGGGGGGACTACTACAAGCGGGGACAGTCTGGAGCCGATTACACTGACTTATTTCTCTGAAGATCCCAGCACCAACTGGAATAACATGAAGGACGAGGTCGGTAAGCTTATTACTCAAAAGACCGGCGTGACACTGGATGCCGAATTCGCGGTTGGGGACCCGGTTCAGAAAATCTCCCTTATTGCCGCAACAGGGAACTATCCGGATTTGATCGCCGCGAAGGCGGATGTCGGCAAGCTGGTGGACGCCGGGGCGGTCATCGACCTTACGGAGCTCATCGACAAGCATGCGCCAAACATCAAGAAGATGCTGGGGGACAAGATTGTAAGAACCAAATACAGCCTGGACGATCCGTCCATCTATGCGATTCCGACCTGGTCCGCTGTCGATGAGAAGAAGATCAAAGCGGATGAGGGCTTCGAGCTTCAGCACCGTGTTGTGAAGGAAGCGGGATACCCGGAGATCCGTACGGTACAGGATTATGAGAAAGTGATTAAGGATTATATCACGAAGCACCCGACCGATGAGAACGGGAACAAAAATATCGGCATGTCCCTGAACGCCGACGATTGGCATATGTATCAGGTAACGAACTCGGCATTTCTGACAACCGGAGGACCCAACGACGGGGAATACTTCATTGATCAGAACACACACCAGGCTACCTATCATTTCCGTCGTCCCGAAGAGAGAGAATACTTCCGCTGGCTGAACCACATGAACGCGGAAGGACTGCTCGATCCTGAGAGCTTCGTGCAGAAGACGGATCAGTTCAAGGCCAAGATCGCTTCAGGCAGAGTGCTCGGTCTGGCAGACCCTGAATGGGACTATGGCGACGGGCAGAATGCACTGAAGGCAGCTGGCAAATTCGATCAGACTTATGGTCATTATCCGGTTACTATGAGCAAGGAGTATAAGGACACCAGCTTCTGGCCAGCCGGCTTTGATGGCGGGTATGGTATATCGATCTCCAGCAAGTGTAAGGATCCGGTACGCGCGATCAAGTTCCTTGATTTTCTGGCATCAGAAGAAGGACAGATCCTGAACAACTGGGGAATTGAAGGCAAGCACTACACGGTGGAGAATGGCAAGCGCAAGATCATTCCTGCTGTACAGGAACGGATGGACAACGACAATGCAGCGTTCACCAAAGAGTCTGGTATGGGTCTGTACTGGAACATGATGGTCCACTACGGCGATGGTATCAAGGACTCAACTGGCAATTACTTCACCCGCAACTATCCGGAACTGCTGGCTACAACTTACAACAAGGCAGAGAAGGAGACTTTGAAGGCCTATAAGGCTGAGCATTGGAAGGACCTGTTCCCTAAAGAAGAAGAATTCACACCAAGAGCTTATGGAGCTGCTTACACCATGTCTCTGCCTAACGACGATCCTGCTGTTATTCTGGGCGCCAAGATGAAGGACATTACATGGAAGCGCATTCCTGAGGCGGTTATGGCCAAGCCGGAGAACTTCGACAAGATTTGGGACGCATATATGGCTGACCTCGAGAAGGCTGGAGTTAAAGAGATGGAAGAAGCCTATACCAAGCATATTCAGGACCGGATCAAGCTGTGGTCGACAAACTAA
- a CDS encoding stalk domain-containing protein produces MRKFLTYLTLSLMLLASSASDAYAASPAPGEGRALSGIVDIDFTAEGDGTGLALDKNGTVWYWHGNEPAKRGPSVPGAVKITPKLLLKRDGTVWEWKPGSSTSYQVQGLSSIRKISSSNAGSLALDNTGNLWAWGQSCQVAIAANSKLVQDMCSDYRARDPLLDQPILIAHDIIDADINTDLAFARKNGLIEQFYYGDNVHSGANSYRLPGNRKVVSISENAMSANRGAVFVLAGDGSLWYGFNGGNLQKIAHNSAFRSIDAGYEAQLDSLVTDSKGQVWATTSWNPDNTSSSIKLKGLSHIVKAVARSINSGLAMDKSGKVWQWGKTKLTMNFSPLNGSPKVLPVQHELTVSWNGTNLPLTSAPVLRDGSLLVPMRELFEAFGAKVDYNNGRISATREARTIQLTVYSKAAIVNGKQTLMSTAPTYVDGKTYVPLRFLSQALGASVEWKAAQGDVSIVLNK; encoded by the coding sequence GTGAGGAAATTTCTAACTTATCTGACACTAAGCCTCATGTTACTAGCTTCATCGGCATCCGACGCTTATGCCGCCAGTCCCGCACCCGGTGAAGGAAGGGCACTCAGCGGAATTGTAGACATTGACTTTACGGCTGAGGGAGATGGAACCGGGCTTGCGCTGGACAAGAATGGAACAGTCTGGTATTGGCACGGCAACGAGCCAGCCAAACGCGGACCAAGCGTCCCAGGTGCTGTGAAGATAACCCCCAAGCTGCTGCTTAAGCGGGACGGAACTGTATGGGAATGGAAACCAGGTTCCTCTACCAGCTACCAGGTGCAGGGCTTGTCAAGTATTCGCAAGATTTCGAGCAGCAATGCCGGCAGCCTTGCACTGGATAACACCGGCAATCTGTGGGCTTGGGGACAGAGCTGCCAGGTGGCCATCGCGGCGAACTCAAAGCTTGTCCAAGATATGTGCTCTGATTACCGGGCTCGGGATCCGCTGCTGGATCAGCCTATCCTGATTGCCCATGACATCATTGATGCTGATATCAATACAGATCTTGCCTTCGCCCGCAAGAACGGTCTTATTGAGCAGTTTTATTACGGGGATAATGTACATTCTGGGGCGAATAGCTACCGACTTCCAGGTAACCGCAAAGTGGTATCTATATCCGAGAACGCGATGTCTGCAAATCGCGGTGCCGTGTTCGTACTCGCGGGTGATGGAAGTCTTTGGTATGGTTTTAATGGCGGCAATCTGCAGAAGATCGCACACAACTCTGCCTTCCGTTCCATTGATGCAGGGTACGAGGCGCAATTGGACAGTCTCGTGACCGATTCAAAGGGGCAGGTGTGGGCAACGACTTCCTGGAACCCCGACAATACCAGCTCTTCCATTAAGCTAAAGGGACTGAGCCATATCGTGAAAGCTGTGGCCCGGTCGATCAACAGCGGCTTGGCCATGGATAAAAGCGGCAAGGTATGGCAATGGGGCAAAACGAAATTGACTATGAACTTTAGTCCCCTTAACGGATCCCCCAAGGTGCTGCCTGTGCAGCATGAGCTGACTGTCAGCTGGAACGGTACCAACCTACCGCTCACCTCCGCACCGGTACTGCGTGACGGATCGCTGCTTGTACCGATGAGGGAGCTGTTCGAGGCTTTCGGGGCCAAAGTGGACTACAACAATGGCCGAATCAGCGCAACGCGAGAAGCGCGAACCATTCAGCTGACCGTGTACAGCAAGGCAGCAATCGTAAATGGAAAGCAGACGTTGATGAGCACAGCACCAACCTATGTGGATGGCAAGACCTACGTACCGCTGAGGTTTTTGTCTCAGGCTCTTGGAGCCTCTGTGGAGTGGAAGGCCGCACAGGGTGATGTGTCGATCGTACTGAATAAGTAA
- a CDS encoding sugar ABC transporter permease, giving the protein MKAISVRKEGAYRERKKKAWKVFKNQKYLYFMSVPFVLWVFVFQYLPLWGWTMAFQKYKPGVGFFDQKWVGFEHFRALFQDEHFYQVLRNTLAMSFMGLIAGFIVPVVFALLLNEVRIQVMKRFVQTISYLPHFVSWVVAAGIVTKMLSTDGGVVNDILMGLHLIDQPIQFMAQGHWFWGIVTGADIWKETGWNAIIYLAAISGIGPELYEAARVDGASRLRQMWHITLPGIRPTIIVLLIMSIGHLLGTGFEKQFLLGNHMVIDYSEVLDLYALNYGLGMARYSFGTAINIFNSVISLILLFAANGIFKRFTKESIM; this is encoded by the coding sequence ATGAAAGCGATATCAGTTAGAAAGGAAGGCGCTTACAGAGAGAGAAAGAAGAAGGCCTGGAAGGTATTTAAAAATCAGAAGTACCTGTACTTCATGTCCGTTCCGTTCGTTCTCTGGGTCTTCGTCTTCCAGTACCTGCCCTTGTGGGGCTGGACCATGGCCTTCCAGAAGTATAAGCCTGGCGTAGGCTTTTTCGATCAGAAGTGGGTAGGATTCGAGCACTTTCGCGCCTTGTTCCAGGATGAGCATTTCTACCAGGTGTTAAGAAATACGCTTGCCATGAGCTTCATGGGCCTGATCGCCGGCTTCATAGTCCCTGTTGTCTTCGCGCTCCTGCTCAATGAGGTTCGGATTCAGGTGATGAAGCGGTTCGTACAGACCATTTCTTATTTGCCCCACTTCGTATCCTGGGTGGTTGCGGCAGGGATTGTCACCAAGATGCTCTCGACCGACGGCGGGGTTGTGAATGATATCCTCATGGGCCTGCACCTTATTGATCAGCCTATCCAGTTCATGGCACAGGGACATTGGTTCTGGGGCATAGTAACCGGCGCTGACATCTGGAAGGAGACAGGCTGGAACGCGATAATCTATCTGGCTGCGATCTCCGGAATTGGTCCTGAGCTGTACGAAGCCGCCCGGGTAGACGGGGCAAGCCGGCTTAGACAAATGTGGCATATCACCCTGCCGGGGATTCGTCCAACCATCATCGTTCTGTTAATTATGTCCATCGGCCATCTGCTTGGAACGGGCTTCGAGAAGCAGTTCCTGCTGGGCAATCATATGGTCATCGATTACTCCGAAGTGCTTGATTTGTATGCGCTTAACTATGGTCTGGGGATGGCACGCTACTCCTTCGGGACGGCGATCAATATCTTCAATTCGGTGATCAGCCTGATCCTGTTGTTCGCGGCTAACGGTATCTTTAAGCGCTTCACCAAAGAAAGCATTATGTAA
- a CDS encoding PAS domain S-box protein yields the protein MSADQKIHREVLFAHWFQHAGAGLAVVTNEGAFLMVNESFCRMLGYAENELQRLSFHKIMRFGEAAAASELLAQIKQDGQQPQRLEHPFVRKDGRMVWMQLHITIADSVTQHFLVEMHEISEQRRLEQQLREYEERFHSILENHPELVLLYSESDGLVYISPACEKLTGYTADELLSNPYAIQVHNLPSIEQQFEWALRGEPLSFEMSYFHRDERTLYVNVTSVPIMCGGKIESLFCIVKDITNEKLKSEQLERAENLYHLISENSQDIITITDKSGIVQYTSPAITRVLGYKPEEVIGLYGGNQWEQNEVREFENSSPFQDSLEVLVTAPNLHKDGHIVYMENKIRAICNEQGEIVQFLAIARDITERLAAEEGYRRIVEDSPDMVIITRGQQWLFINEAGTALIGCNDKSEVMQKPFIQYIAPKYRDLIEARLLEVAGGQTVELIEHNLIRADGKVIHVESKSMPTVFKGEAAIYTVIRDITERKKTQDLLINSEKLSVSGQLAAGIAHEIRNPLAAIKGFLQLMKSGQPAKQEYLQIISEEMSRIEGILSELLVLAKPQISKRTPKDIGQLIQQTVTLLSTQAILNSIEVKVLTDNELPLLLCDENQIKQVMINFIKNALEATTSGGVIEVSVRRLDPAAVEIVIRDTGCGISKDRLARLGEPFYTTKEKGTGLGLMVSRRIIQSHGGTFSVTSTVNVGTSVTITFPIERADEQFGINVH from the coding sequence ATGTCCGCAGACCAAAAGATACATAGGGAAGTCTTATTCGCCCATTGGTTCCAACATGCCGGGGCCGGTTTGGCGGTCGTTACCAACGAGGGCGCTTTTCTAATGGTTAACGAATCTTTTTGCCGGATGCTCGGTTATGCGGAGAATGAACTGCAGCGACTGTCTTTTCATAAGATTATGCGATTCGGTGAAGCGGCCGCAGCAAGCGAGCTGCTTGCCCAAATCAAACAAGATGGACAGCAGCCGCAACGCCTGGAGCACCCGTTCGTCCGCAAAGACGGCCGAATGGTATGGATGCAGCTGCATATCACTATCGCAGATAGCGTTACGCAGCATTTTCTCGTTGAGATGCACGAAATTTCGGAACAGAGACGGCTGGAACAGCAGTTGCGCGAATATGAAGAACGATTCCATTCGATCCTTGAGAATCATCCCGAACTCGTCCTCTTATATTCTGAATCGGACGGGCTCGTGTATATCAGTCCGGCATGCGAGAAATTAACCGGATATACGGCGGACGAGCTGCTCTCGAATCCTTACGCGATCCAGGTGCACAACTTACCTTCTATTGAACAGCAGTTTGAATGGGCATTACGAGGAGAGCCGCTCAGCTTCGAAATGTCTTATTTTCACAGAGACGAGCGTACGTTGTACGTTAATGTTACATCTGTTCCGATTATGTGTGGCGGCAAGATTGAATCATTGTTCTGTATCGTGAAAGACATTACGAACGAGAAGTTGAAGAGCGAACAGCTGGAAAGGGCAGAAAATTTGTATCACCTGATTTCGGAGAACTCGCAAGATATTATTACAATTACCGACAAGTCCGGAATCGTCCAGTACACTTCGCCCGCGATTACGAGAGTGCTTGGCTATAAGCCGGAAGAAGTGATCGGTCTTTACGGCGGAAATCAATGGGAGCAAAACGAAGTACGGGAATTTGAAAATTCGTCACCTTTCCAAGACTCGCTTGAGGTACTCGTAACCGCCCCGAACTTGCATAAAGACGGTCATATCGTATATATGGAGAACAAAATACGAGCGATCTGCAATGAGCAGGGGGAGATCGTTCAATTTCTTGCGATCGCCCGCGATATTACAGAACGGCTGGCAGCAGAAGAAGGATACCGGCGAATTGTCGAAGACTCCCCGGATATGGTCATCATAACCCGCGGGCAGCAATGGCTGTTTATTAATGAAGCCGGCACAGCACTGATTGGCTGCAACGATAAGTCCGAGGTCATGCAAAAACCGTTCATCCAATACATAGCCCCGAAGTATCGGGATTTGATCGAAGCGAGACTGCTTGAGGTGGCCGGCGGCCAAACCGTCGAGTTGATTGAACATAATCTAATTCGTGCGGACGGGAAAGTTATCCATGTAGAATCGAAATCAATGCCGACTGTCTTTAAAGGAGAAGCTGCCATTTACACGGTCATACGTGATATCACAGAGCGTAAAAAGACACAGGATCTGCTGATCAACTCGGAGAAGTTGTCCGTTTCGGGCCAGCTTGCTGCCGGGATCGCACATGAAATCCGCAATCCGCTCGCCGCGATCAAAGGATTTTTGCAGCTCATGAAGTCCGGGCAGCCAGCCAAGCAGGAGTATCTCCAGATTATTTCGGAAGAAATGAGCCGGATCGAAGGGATTTTATCCGAGCTGCTTGTGCTCGCTAAACCGCAGATTTCAAAGCGTACGCCCAAGGATATCGGGCAATTAATCCAGCAAACCGTCACTCTACTCAGTACGCAGGCGATTTTGAACAGCATCGAGGTCAAGGTTTTGACTGACAACGAACTGCCGCTGCTCTTGTGTGACGAGAATCAAATCAAGCAAGTGATGATCAATTTTATTAAAAATGCGCTCGAAGCGACCACAAGCGGAGGCGTCATTGAAGTCAGCGTCCGCAGATTAGACCCTGCGGCAGTCGAGATCGTGATTCGCGATACGGGGTGCGGGATCTCAAAGGACCGGCTGGCAAGGCTCGGCGAGCCGTTTTATACCACCAAAGAAAAAGGCACCGGACTCGGGCTTATGGTCAGCCGCCGCATTATCCAAAGCCACGGCGGCACCTTCTCGGTCACCAGCACAGTCAACGTTGGCACATCGGTCACAATCACCTTCCCCATCGAGCGAGCAGATGAACAGTTTGGCATAAACGTTCATTAG
- a CDS encoding carbohydrate ABC transporter permease yields the protein MEAVKSTKPVGGLKAKLQSKSPQDRILEVFVYFSMTVVTVLTIYPFLNVLAISFNDSVDTVRGGITIWPREFTLKNYELIFNYGGLITGFKISVLRTLIGTVLGLISGSMLAYVLARADFQGRRFISVFLAITMYVSGGLIPGFILMKDLHLINTFAVYVLPGLVSAFNVFVIRSFIDGLPYALQESAKLDGANDFTIYWRVILPLCKPALATVALFLAVGQWNSWFDTYLFNGSNEALTTLQYELMKILQSTTTSATNAQDAANMAERMAQVSPESVKMAITIIVTVPILIVYPFLQKYFVKGMTLGAVKS from the coding sequence ATGGAGGCTGTCAAAAGCACCAAGCCTGTCGGCGGATTGAAGGCCAAGCTTCAGTCCAAATCACCGCAAGACCGCATCCTGGAAGTATTCGTGTATTTCTCCATGACGGTCGTCACTGTTCTAACCATCTATCCGTTCTTGAACGTGCTGGCCATTTCCTTTAACGATTCGGTGGATACCGTTCGAGGTGGAATCACCATCTGGCCAAGGGAATTCACGCTCAAGAATTACGAATTGATCTTCAACTACGGAGGACTCATCACCGGATTCAAAATATCTGTCCTGCGGACCCTCATTGGTACGGTGCTAGGCTTGATCAGCGGTTCGATGCTGGCTTATGTGCTTGCGCGAGCCGACTTTCAAGGAAGAAGATTCATCTCTGTCTTCCTGGCCATCACCATGTATGTGTCCGGGGGCCTTATTCCGGGATTCATCCTGATGAAGGATCTTCATTTGATTAACACATTTGCCGTGTATGTTCTGCCTGGACTCGTAAGCGCGTTCAACGTCTTCGTGATTCGATCCTTCATCGACGGTCTTCCCTATGCTCTGCAGGAATCAGCCAAGCTTGACGGGGCTAACGACTTTACCATCTATTGGCGAGTCATCCTGCCTCTGTGCAAGCCGGCGCTTGCCACCGTGGCGCTATTTCTGGCGGTAGGACAATGGAACTCCTGGTTCGACACCTATCTGTTCAACGGGTCTAATGAAGCGCTGACGACTCTGCAATATGAGCTGATGAAGATTCTGCAAAGTACAACCACGAGCGCGACCAACGCCCAGGATGCGGCCAATATGGCAGAGCGGATGGCACAGGTCTCGCCGGAATCGGTCAAAATGGCCATCACGATCATCGTAACGGTGCCGATCCTTATCGTGTATCCGTTCTTGCAGAAATATTTCGTTAAAGGTATGACGCTAGGCGCAGTCAAGAGTTAA
- a CDS encoding response regulator transcription factor: MLKVVIVDDEPKLRQGLQTLIPWGQLGFAVAAAAANGQEALTVIEEEDPDLVIADIRMPVMDGLQLIQHLTAARHRTQFIILSGYADFEYAKQAINYGVAGYLLKPVDTKEMVARVKGVRERIEAEQLQRERHQAEIRDRDWLLHRLLVPQDRAGDPARLRSMAAEAGLLWSSYEVIAALPQAAGPGHSDVLRQLADAWRPIIEGEYRGVITLHPPYVVLLLQEPLRGRQRREKLYLELKSAANGLRFTAATGGGTAAAPDKLSPCYLKARESIEQAFFGEKGRLLGPNPPVYPVPDPEWLSGGSSAGERMEQLIFRLYYSLDAGNHAGVRPLIGEAAATFLLQGQDERGVKESFFFLSNAVIHKQIGNSSRKGIGTEAVSRFLNGIYQYEYLVDLLEETHQFLLALAEDGEPGGKEQELKKMISFIHRHYAENLRLDTLAGLLNYSTAYLGQLFKNKTGEYFNTYLDKVRIEKAKELLGQGMKVYEVAERVGYANVNYFHSKFKKYEGRSPSDYKNP, encoded by the coding sequence TTGCTCAAAGTAGTCATTGTCGACGACGAGCCTAAGCTCCGTCAAGGTCTTCAGACGCTGATTCCGTGGGGACAGCTTGGCTTCGCCGTTGCAGCTGCGGCAGCCAATGGACAAGAAGCGCTTACGGTGATTGAGGAAGAGGATCCCGATCTTGTTATTGCCGATATCCGTATGCCGGTCATGGATGGGCTGCAGTTGATTCAGCACCTGACAGCCGCCCGGCACCGGACCCAGTTCATCATACTCAGCGGTTATGCCGACTTCGAGTACGCCAAGCAGGCCATCAACTACGGGGTTGCCGGTTACCTGCTTAAGCCGGTGGACACCAAAGAGATGGTGGCAAGGGTAAAAGGAGTGCGCGAACGCATTGAAGCGGAGCAGCTTCAGCGGGAGCGGCATCAGGCAGAGATCAGGGACCGGGACTGGCTTCTACACCGTCTGCTCGTTCCTCAGGATAGAGCCGGCGACCCGGCAAGGCTCAGGAGCATGGCGGCAGAAGCAGGTCTGCTCTGGAGCAGCTATGAGGTCATTGCCGCTCTCCCGCAGGCAGCGGGACCGGGCCATTCTGATGTGCTGCGCCAGCTTGCAGATGCATGGAGGCCCATTATTGAGGGAGAGTACAGAGGAGTTATCACCCTACATCCCCCGTATGTGGTCCTGCTTCTACAGGAGCCGCTGCGAGGAAGGCAGCGCCGGGAGAAGCTGTATCTGGAGCTGAAGAGCGCCGCGAACGGGCTCAGGTTCACAGCAGCAACCGGAGGAGGGACCGCGGCTGCGCCTGACAAGCTTAGTCCTTGTTATCTGAAAGCCCGGGAGTCCATAGAACAAGCCTTCTTCGGCGAGAAGGGCCGGCTGCTGGGGCCGAACCCTCCGGTGTATCCGGTGCCGGATCCGGAATGGCTGTCTGGCGGCAGCAGTGCCGGAGAGAGAATGGAGCAGCTTATCTTCCGCCTGTATTACAGCCTGGATGCCGGCAATCATGCGGGGGTGCGCCCCTTGATAGGCGAGGCGGCAGCAACCTTTTTGCTCCAGGGACAGGATGAGAGGGGGGTGAAGGAGTCCTTCTTCTTTCTCTCGAATGCCGTTATTCACAAACAGATCGGGAACTCCTCCAGAAAAGGGATAGGGACAGAGGCGGTATCGCGCTTCTTGAATGGAATCTATCAATACGAATATTTGGTCGATCTGCTGGAGGAGACCCACCAGTTCCTGCTCGCCTTGGCAGAAGACGGCGAACCCGGAGGGAAGGAGCAGGAACTGAAGAAGATGATCAGCTTCATCCACAGGCATTATGCCGAGAATCTGCGACTTGATACGCTGGCTGGACTGCTTAATTACAGCACGGCGTATCTGGGACAGCTGTTCAAGAATAAGACAGGGGAGTACTTTAACACGTATCTGGACAAGGTCCGGATCGAGAAAGCCAAGGAGCTGCTGGGACAGGGAATGAAGGTATATGAGGTAGCTGAACGTGTCGGCTACGCGAACGTCAATTATTTTCACAGCAAGTTCAAGAAGTATGAGGGCCGTTCCCCGTCTGATTATAAGAATCCGTAA